In Lactiplantibacillus pentosus, the sequence GAACGTGGCCGGAAAAGACGCCACCCAAGTTATGCCCGCGTAAGACGGAAAGTAGCGCTGGGGTATTTTGCAAAATCGCATAGTGCATATTCGTCAATGTGGGCCCATCTAATGGATGGTGTAAGAAGATAAAGGCCCGTTTTGTCGGCGCCTGGCGTAAATGCTTGCCGAGCCACTGCAGCTGGGCCGGAGCTAACCAACCGGCCTCGTAGCCGCTGACCTTGGAGTCCAAGAAATAAAAATCATTATTGCCGATTCGCATCCGACTCGCATAATACGGGCCGGGGTCCGCCGGCAAGTAGCCTTCATAAAAGGCGGCGCGCTGGTCATGGTTTCCTAAAATTACGCGCACGTGACAATCGAACTCCGCTTCCATCGTATGGACGATAGCGTGCAACCGTTGATAGTCATCGGCACTGCCATCATGAATCAAGTCTCCGGTAAAGACGATCAAATCCGGTGATGTTGGTGATTGGCGGATGTCTTCGATGATATTCGCTAACTTGGCCCAGGGATCATACTGTTGGCCGTGTACTGGAACTTGGCCGCGTGGGGTTAAATGTAGATCAGAAATCTGAACAACTTGTAAAGGACGCAATTTGATCCTCCCTCTCATACTTTAATCACCATATGGTTACCTCTAATATAGCGAGCCAACGTAAAGTTTTACCAACCTTCATATAAAGTAACTGTAAAGTTTATGCAAACGTCTCTTTACGCACGGCCAACTAGCCCAGTCATGACGCTATTAACTATGGCTGGGCCTGCTAACCAGTCGTGGAACTGACAGTTAGGTCTGCGGTCGCTGAACAAGCGTGGGACTGATAACTAG encodes:
- a CDS encoding metallophosphoesterase family protein produces the protein MRGRIKLRPLQVVQISDLHLTPRGQVPVHGQQYDPWAKLANIIEDIRQSPTSPDLIVFTGDLIHDGSADDYQRLHAIVHTMEAEFDCHVRVILGNHDQRAAFYEGYLPADPGPYYASRMRIGNNDFYFLDSKVSGYEAGWLAPAQLQWLGKHLRQAPTKRAFIFLHHPLDGPTLTNMHYAILQNTPALLSVLRGHNLGGVFSGHVHFATQYLIGDNILNAVAGSAAYAIDCHDPHHHYVYEGSSYQIITIDRGQVGVTTRQLMHGTKVIDEFTIASTKFVEHTPKGYQSR